Below is a window of Malania oleifera isolate guangnan ecotype guangnan chromosome 1, ASM2987363v1, whole genome shotgun sequence DNA.
GGCTCACTAGATGTTTCACTTGTGGATGCATTTGTAACAGGATCAGAACACCCGTTCACACCATGTTTCCAGGTGTCCAGAATATTTATTTCCTCTGCACCACCTTTCCAGCTTCCCAGTGAATGTGCATCAGAACTGTCATCATGATCAGGCACTTCCACGTTAATTGGGGTAGATGGGGCCGAGTGAGTGGGTTCTGCATCGCCTTCAATTTCTACAATCCAAACAATGAATCACCATCAATTCCAACAAAAGGTATTATGAAGGACTAACAAAGAAAAGATAACGTCGGTTTGAGAGCATGGATTTTAAGTATCACATTTGGGTTGGTGAggaattttattcaaatccacatAAATCAAAATACAAGTTCTCATGTCCCAGTTCCCAAATGTGGGTTGAGTTAATAATATATCAAGGCCATTCCTTGCCCCCCCGAGTACAAATGCAAATgtttgtgcatgcatgtgtgtgtgtactGAGAACAGAAAAATATCTCAAGAACCCTAATTACATAAAGAGGCACTCACACATACATAATAGACGAATCAAATATTACATAAACCGTGATTTCAATAGAAGACTTAAAAGTGAAGGTTAAGGCTCCGTTCATCCGATGAAATCAATGAATATGAATAATTAGCCTCTTTCCTACCAAAATTGAATAATTATCTCGAGAAAAAAATTGTAAAGGAAGAACAATAATGTGTGTCTCCCGGAAACACAAGAATGAAATATTAGAAGAACCCTAATTGCAATAAACGAAGCGAAAAACACTAAATtaagggttaaaaaaaaaaaaaagaaatttaagcaAAATTTTTCCCGTTATCTGACGAAATCATCGTATACGAGCAATAAGCCTCTTCAAAACAGTTATTTTCCTGAACAAAAAAGGGTACACAAAAGGGACAAATAATAACACCAGAACCCTAATTCCGACAGAAGAAATGAATACCATcaaacttggggggggggggggggggggagtaaaATATAAGGCTCCGACTGCCTGGTGAAATCATCGTCTATGAGCAATTAGCCTCTTCCTATCAGAAAAGAAAGattttattggaaaaaaaaaaaaaaaaagattcagtGGACGGAGAGAATGTGGCGGGGCCGTACCTGGAGCGAGAGAGCGGATGCGATCGGAGAGAACGCGAGTGCAGGAGTGGCAGAGATCTCTGGAGAGAAAAGGCAGCCAATTAGTGAGGAACTCCGACGCGATTCGAAGTTCGGAGGGCTGGTAATCCAGAAGAAACGAGTCGCCGGCCCAAGCTCGCAGATCACTCATGTCTGCTCTTCCTCTCTCCCTGGAATGAGTCGACATAGATGATAGAAACAATTGGCTAGACAAATGTATGGaatgcatgagagagagagagagagagagagagagagagaggcgttggAAAGGGGAAATATGGAAATACACAAATACAAAACCTTGTGGTGGCAAAAATATAAGCATAGCggtggaataataataataatattattattatggttgTTGCTGTTGTTaacagattattattattattattatataatttttttttaaaaaatcataatttaaatttgaaaattttaatataaaacttCAAAACTCCAAGAAGTGAGATGCTTATTTTAATCTGATTTTTAATTTGAATAGATagttttcattaatatttttagAACTAAATTGGTGTGGATTTAATTCAactattaatttattaataattttatatttatatttatgaatAATTGTGTCAagtatttatataaaataatagaTACATTTCTAACTTGTTTCTATTATCTTTGTATTCTAACTTGTTTCTATTAtctttaaatataaaatacagGTCAATCCAAAACAacactattattatttataaCTAACCCAAAATGCTCTTATAATTAATCAAAACTACTCTTTCAATGAAAATTCACCTTAATTAGAGTCCCTTAACCATGATGACGGTCCATCtcaattcatattttttttcattatgaaCACCAAAATTATTCTCTAAACCTATTTTGTTACATTCATAACTTAATAGActatgttcaaataagtcatcGTAAATCGCGCTTttcatttttaccaaaattgaAAACAACTTATTATCAATATAAAGAGTGTGGAACAGCCTCATGGACATGGCGCGGTAGAAAGGTATCAGAAAGTAAGGAGTATCGGGAATTCAATTTCAAGTAGATACACTCATGGAGCCAGcgatacctgtggatggtgagaatttattcTGTGAGCCAACGGATAGGAGTGAGCAAATGGtcagttcggccaaattcggttgattaattgaattaaccgaaatttttgatTAATGATTTATGATAGccgaaccgaccgaacaaaggaagctcaccgaaccgaactcaaccgaattaccttttcgggtaattcgattaactaaatttaacaaaaataatttgaaattaattattaaaaacagaatataattataacttttttactaattcaagcttaattaagcatctcatctattaattttattaataaaaaagatattttggtgttaaactataagagtagaatcactagaatcattacttatcaattcggttaattcggttaaccgaattgataattcatattaaccgaaccgataaccgattaaccaaaaattggtaaaatcgtaaccgaaccgaaccgaccctatttcttgaccgaaccgaaccgaccgaaattggtcggttaattcgggtttccccgaattatgctcacccctaccagCAGAGACCGTGGATgatgagagtttactctgtgagccaacgggAACCATGAATGGTAagagttttctgtgagccagcgggaaccgtggatggtaataTGGAAATGTGTCtcgggggtcgggttggccgaacgtccaactgatgcatggaAACCGTGTCCGTATTACGGAcattacctgatcagcgagacctagggggaggacgctaatccgtaagtttggtgccgcaccagggggtccgaagcttgttgaatataaaaaatgttttgaaaaaataGATTTTCTTCACGTAATCAAAGCATAAATGTACAGACGTGGCTCCAATTGATTGGACTGCCAATGTGCATGCGCCACTTCGTCCGCACCACATCTAAACTCCTTATTTCGCAGAACCACACAAGCCAACCAACAAGATAGAACAGgaaatcaaaaaattgaaaagcACAGGCTGCGCAGTCTGCGAATCCCAAATCCAAATGAGCAACACCGTCGTCCTCATCCGAACCCTTAATCCTCTAAGGCCAACCACCTTACTCCTCCCAAAACCCTGGCCTAGCCGCTGCCGCCGATCCATCAGAGCCGGTCCCGCTGGGGACGACGGCGCGCCACCGCCGGCGACTACCCCTGTTACTCCGACGGAGACCGTGGAGATCAGGTTCAGGAGGGGGTCGAGAAGGCGGTCGAGGGTGAGGGAGGAGGGCGACGGCGGAGGAGCGAAGGAGGCGGAAGCTGCGGCGGCGAAGAAGGAGTGGAAGGAGATGAGCGCGGCGGAGAAGGTAGTGGAGATGTACGTGGGAGAGAAGGGACTGCTGTTCTGGCTCAACAAATTCGCGTACGCATCCATCTTCGCGATAATCGGAGGATGGATAGTGTTTCGATTCGTAGGGCCTGCGCTGAACCTGTACCAGCTGGATGCTCCTCCCCTCTCCCCTTCCTCCGTGTTCAAGGGATCATGAACCCGTCGTTGATTCATGATTGTAGCAACAATTTGGAGAGAAATTGAAATAGTCTATTTCGATGCCTTCCATCTTTTCTACCAGTAGATTGATTACTGCAAGTTCAATACGATTCAAATAATATTGTTTAAAGTTCAGAATATGTCattgaaattttgatattttaacTTATGAAAAAACCAATTTAATATGTAAGCAATTATCAGTAGATAATGggtattttagaaaattaaaaagtcAAGAGTAAAATAAAGGGAAATCATCTTTATCTATAATTTTTCTTTATAATTATGTATAAACCACATTACAATCAATTGAATATGGGTTAACTACAATTCATTCATATAACAATATGTTATAGTACGCTTTTACATTTTAACTATTGTATCATATTTTTAATAGTTAAGTAAATCAAAGACAAAAAGGAACATGAATTTAATTATGTAGTTTTCAAATTATTAATCAAACATgcaaatagttttttatttttactttttatttaaaCAATAATAACATATAGTTCAGACATTATTCCTATTATACACAAATTTCGTACAAATCTTcaacttaaaataataataaaaccaatagGAAACAATGGGATTTGCACCTACAAGAAACAACCTTGGGCAGTCGACAAGTGGATCTTTTGCAGCTTGCATTGTAAGAAATAGCTGAGGATTGGTTATTCGATTCCAGTGTGGGTTAAGATTTTTTGCTTGGGAAAGAATACGCAGTTTGCTTTATTCCATCCATAGCCAAAGAATGTTGATACCCTGAAAATTCTAGGTAGTCTCTACTATctaaatttttgttttttcttttggaTGCTATCTTCGATGGAGATGCCAAAGCAATCACTGAAGAAATTCTCTTCCATACGAACTGCCCGGGCTGGAATCCAAAGCAATCTAGCTTCCTACGGCTTGAGGGTATAGAAACTTTTCATTGTTGTTCCTTATATTTGATTATGCTTTGAACTTTGACGCATTTCTTGTATAATTTTTGGGcattttataattaatatataaccTATTGGAATTTGCGATCAGTGAtcattttcatttaaatcattaaTAGTGTTCATAAAACATGAAGATGATCTCAATTCATTAGTTGTTTTTTTACTTTACACTTATTATTAATAAAAGAGTTTCTTTATTACTAAAAAGGACAACTGAAAGGTTTTAGCATCACATTTTAAAAAGAGAAGGCATTTGTAACACTAAATAATTCAAAGAGCActagtaaaaattaagaaaagacatTTGCCACATTATAAATAATTCAAAGGATAAAAACATAACAGATCCTTTTAAAAACTCTCaatgaattttaattattatactaGCAACCAAATTTTTGTATGCATCCATATGCTCTTTCCTCCCTTGAACTGCATCcgcataaaaatttaaattcaagaacCAAAATAAATGCTCCCAAAATACACGGTTAAAAGAATTAAACTTAGCATGAATCTTAAAGGAAGGAACTCACTTCAATAGTGAAAAAGAAAAGATGGAATAACGAGTTTGATAAACTGTCCTAAAACCAGCTTGAGCatgaaattaagtaaataaaactcACTCCCACCTTATGCGATGAAGTTATTAAATATACATTGTCTCAGATTGAAGGAAAAAACCCTAATTTATCATAATCATTCAACAGATATCATCCTCCTCCCACGAGCATATTACAGAAATTAAAAACTTCAACCGAAGTGCCAGTAAAGCTACAACACACCCACCAATTAATTTCCTGCTATGCTACGCCAACTGGCTGAAGCTGAGCTATTGGGGCTCTCTGAGTCTTACACCTGCAAATGGCAAATTTAACACAGATCACCAAAGTCAACCTGACAGAAGCAGCACgccacaaaataatttttaacaagCAGAAATAACATCTCTTGCCACCAATATTACTAAATTCTAATAATCTGGCAAAAATTCCTAAGACCTTAGATTGGTTTCACAGTGGAACTACTTATAAACCTCCACTGCTTATGACACCCATCCAGCAAACCTAtgcaaaaaaattataaaattcaacataggcacacatgcatacacacacacacacacacacagcacccAGGGATAACAACTAGAGGGACGAGGGTTTTAAATCACTTTGGCCTTAACAGGTCAATTTCAATCATAATTTAGGTTTTTCCTGGGCGAAGGATGAAGGCTGGAAACTGATTTTATCTAGAAAAACCACACTGACTTGTCAAAAGGGAAGTTCATGACTAAATTAAGAAAAATCGTGACAAGAAGAACAGTAATTCTACATTACTAATTCAATTAGATAGTTGCTCATGCTTGTGACAAAGTACTTTGCTTGTGTATTCGAGGTTTCCTGGCAACCCATCTCATATAAATAGTGTTCTTAGCAGCTAAAATTTCAAAGTCCTAATTATGTTTGCTTTCAAAAAGTGACAATCAATAACTCAAATAAGGCTTGTGAAAAATCCTAGTATTAAATTTGACGTCTGCAGTCTTCATTTCATTATCCATGCTCCAAACAATTTGCCTAATATACCAATTCTTGTTCCAAAATCCCATTCAGTTCAAGCTTACAAGTCATTCCAGAGTAGTTGGAGAAATCACAACCATCAACCATGTTGACCCTGTTAGATGATTTTGATTATTGATAAAACTAGAGTTTAATTTGTGAAAAGTTAATGACTTGAATAACTAGTCTTCAGTTGATATAATATGTGCATAAATATTGTAAGCATGAAGTCATGAAGCATTTACATGCTGAAGCAATTATATGCTATTTGTGTATGTAGGCTCGCTTAAATTTTTCATGTGCAAAGCTCACTTAAATTCTCAAGCAAAGCTTTCCATTCATAGTATccaacattctctctctctctctctctctcacacacacacacacacccgcaCGCGCGCATGCGTATGAATACTCTCTTTTCCTCATTTCTCAAAATCTATACTTCTGTGATATTGATTACTGAATACTATCTCAACATTGCAAAAAATATGTTTAGACTCTGAGATGCCTTACAACCTTTTGAGGCATCTTATGCATGGTTGCTGTGACTTCAATGTCTTACAACCTTGAGACTCTCCCCacccctccctccctctctctctctgaacTGTTTTTGAGTTATATTAAGTGTGCTTAAATGACTTCTTGTACTTCAACCTTTTCAAATACTATAAGAGAGGCttgaacaacaacaacaaaactaagccttaagtcccactaggtcgGGTCGGCTATATGAGTCATTTCCTGCCAATTTATATGATCAtataccatttcttttgacagatttaaggatattaaatccttactcactatttccTTCTAAGTCATTTTAGATCTACCTtcaccccttctattgccccttggagtaactaactcactcttccttcactggtgcactatgtgacctacgttgcaagtgtctataccatctgagtcgtctccctcttatcttattttctatatgagctacacctaacttactacaAATATGTTCATCTACTGAAGTGTAGATGGTACACAGTCGTACAATTCAATTTGACAGTAAATTCCTTTGTGTTCTCTTAGGGGGTGGAAATAGGCCAAGTGGAGGCCAGCTCACTTAGCTTATCACTCGATATCAACTCTTCTTAATATTACTTATTGCATGAGCTTGTGTGTGGATCGCTTATTATTTTTATAggtgaaataaattcttttaagtTTTTTATGAACGGCCAATTCAAACCACCCCTCTCTTGGGTGCTTCTAGGCCAACGAATCAGATGACAATCATGATAGTTTTAGTCCATGAAGAGAGTTTTGCAAGGCTGTTTCCTACAATAAATTGGAGGAGGAACATATACAAACCTATTGCACTGTGATCGAGACGCAAAATTATGGTTGTTGCAATTTGAGCACATCCAATCCCCATCACGCCATTGCTTAGCTCTGACAAATACAAAAAGTAAAAAGTACATgaatcacaaaaaaaaattgtCTGAATCCTCACAGCAATAGAAGATATGTTCATAACTTGCTTTATTTATGCTAATCTCTATAAATGTTAAAATTAGAAGACATTTAAACCCAATCTACAAGAACCATCAAAGTCTCATAATTGCGGTTTTTATTGACTATTCTGATCCTGTTTATCTATaacataaaattaatttttacatgctGCAATCTAAGGTTGCATTTTGGGACCATTGATTTCGGGCcttgatttggatttgtatagatTTGGATAGAAATCAATATTGTTTTgtattttgtccaaattcacaTAAATCCAAGTCCATGGTTCAAACTTAATCTCCCAAACACACGGTTCAAAAATCCAGGGGAAAAATCATCCATACCCCCAAAATTGGACATCATGACCAAATTAAATATgcattttcaaaataaatcagCTTTTTTAGTTCTAAATTGATTAAACACATGCACAATTTTAAGGGAGAATATTTTACCCTTTCCCAAGAAGTGTAGGTGCCGGTGCCAACTGCGGAACCTGCACAGGCAACTGCATATTCACTTGCAAACTTGATGCCCCTGCTGAGCTTCCAGCAGGAAAGGGATCATATATTCCAGTTTTTTGATCAGAAACAGACCCTGCCATCTGCTCAAGTCCCAGATATGATGGATGATGCCCATTTGTCTGTACATTCAAGAAGAAAAACAAGTAAATAGAATTTGTCAAACCAGGTGTCAAATGGTGACAAATCATCTAACAAAATAAAACAGGAAAACAACCCTTACTTGTCCAGCATTCAGCCTCTTGTTATCCCAGTCGTGAACTAAGTCTTCAGATGCTAATCGCTTTGTTCCAAGTGCTTCATAACAAAAGGTCAAAGATCATTTGATCAGTTATAACTTTGAAACTCATTCTATAAAATAACACCAGGAAAATTTCCCTCAATAATTTGCAATTCAAAGGAAATAGAATGGCTTCTAAAGAACCAGGACAATGGAACCATCACATAATATTGCAAATTTAATACCTGGCAAACAGTACAACCTAAAATATAGTGGATATTAATAGCAGGTGGATGCATTTGGTCAcatatattatatgataagatCCTAGGGTTTATCACAGAGAAATTGGGGAAATTGAAAGGAAGGAAAATTGAAAGAGAAAATAGGGTTGATCACAACCAAAGGATCTGCCCTTaaattagccaaaggctatgaattatgttcGTACTTGAATGAAAAAACCCCCAGGGTTAAAAATATATGTAGGCTAGGGAACCtactcctattaggaatgtaaaacATCCCTATCCAAGTCCCTAATGTACTCAATCCTAATCAATTAAGAAATCCTAACATAAAAAAGAATCCCAATTTTGGGAATcataacacattaattagaaatcccaattgatttagaaatcctaacacattaattagaaatcccaactGATTTGGAAATCCTAACATTCCCACCTTCATCAAATCAGCCTTGCCCTCAAGGTTAAGCAGCAATAAACTCTCTGAATCTCTCCTCCAAGGATTGATAAATTTCCCAAGTTGCATCTTCAGCTCGTAAGCAAGATCAATGAACTATAACTTCTTTGATGTTTCGAATTCTATGTTTGACCACTCAGCGATCCAAAATTGCTTGTGTCTGCACTTGAACCTCACTTGTAGGTGCAATATTAGGCAAGTGGCACTACACATTAACTTGCTCCCCTAACTTCTTTTTGAGGCAAGAGACATAAAAAAGTGAGTGAAACTTAGAACATGTGGGTAAGTCAAGACAATAAGCAACAAAGTCTATCTGTTCCAAGATCTTATAAGGCCCATAGAACTGAGAAGACCACTTCATTGAAGAACAAAAAGTCACGAATATATGTCTATAAGGCTGTAGCCTAAGAAATATCTAATCTCCCACCAAGGATTCCATTTCACTATGCTGCTTATCAGCTTCTTGTTTCATACGAGCTTGAGCTGCAACAAGATTTTTCTTGAAGAGCTGAAGCACTTTGTCTCGATCATGTAACTCCTTGTCAACTTGATCAATTTTGGATGATCCAACTGAATGCCTAGCAAGAATAGGAGGAGCTCAACCACAAACAGCCTTGAATGGAGTCAACTTGATGGAGGAATGATAAGTGGTATTGTACCATCATTCGGCCAAAGATAAGTCTCCAAGCACCTACTAACAACCTTAGTTTGCCCATCTAATTGTGGATGATATGAAGTGTTCATATTCAATTGTATTCCCTTGCAAATACAAAAGCTCCTCCCATAAGTTGCTAGTCAAGACTTTATCACGATCATTGACAATAGACAAAGGAATTCCATGCAACTTGGCAACATTCTCAACAAAAAGAACGAGCAACACTTATAGCAGTATAAGGGCAAGTTATAGCacaaaaatgagcatattttgtGAGACGGTCCACAACAACAAAAGTAGTAGATTTACCATAAGGAGATGGTACTTTCTCAATGATATCAATGGAGATATCAGTCCAAGTTTCTTTTGGAATAGGAAGAGGCTGTTGAAGGCTTGGACTTACCACAGTTCTGTCATTGACCATCACAATTCTGCCACAAGCTTTTTGATTTCACCCTTCATTCCCTTCTAGTAAAATTCTTGAAAAATGTCCTTGTAGGTTCTATAAAAACCAAAGAGACCTGCAACAGGTGATGTGTGTTATTCTTGGAGTATGGTTTGCTTGTGAATAGAATTAGGCACAAATAAAATCCTCCCCTCATACAGCAAGTTTAAAGAGTCCATTCCTCCCTAATTAGTTCAAGAGTAGCACATGCAGGTACAGAAATAGCTACAAGTTCAACTTGTTCAAGAAGTTGTGAGTCCTACCACTACATTCACAACCCCTTTCTTGTAAATAATCTCAGTCATTGTCCAACAACTTAGTGACCCACTTCTGTTGTTCCATGGAAGAGATTTgttactctaaaaaatacttcAAGCTCTTGTGATCAGTTCGAATTGGAAATTCCAGCTAATTAAATACAGTCTCCACTTTGTAACTACATGCACAATAGCTATCATCTTTTTGTCATAAATAGACATGCTGATATGGAATGGAGAAAGAACCTTACTAGTAAAAGCAATGGGGCGTCCGTCTTGCATTAAAATTGCGCACCAATGCCAACTCTTGATGCATTAGACTCAATGATAAACACCTTGTTGAAATCTAGCAAGGCAATAAGTAGTGTGGTATACATTGCGTGCTTAAGCTTGACAAAGTCTAGTTCAACTTCCTCACTCCATTTGAACGCATCCTTTTTCAATAGAGCAGTCAATGGAGCACTAGTCTTTCCATAATCCTTAACAAACTTGCGGTAATATCCAATTAACCCCAAAAAACCTCGCAGCATTTTGCTTGTTCGTGGAATGGGCCAATCTGTCATCACTTGTATTTTAGAAGGGTCAACTGAAACACCTTCTTGGGAAACAATATGCCCAAAGTATTCCCCATGCGGTCA
It encodes the following:
- the LOC131152224 gene encoding uncharacterized protein LOC131152224, with amino-acid sequence MSNTVVLIRTLNPLRPTTLLLPKPWPSRCRRSIRAGPAGDDGAPPPATTPVTPTETVEIRFRRGSRRRSRVREEGDGGGAKEAEAAAAKKEWKEMSAAEKVVEMYVGEKGLLFWLNKFAYASIFAIIGGWIVFRFVGPALNLYQLDAPPLSPSSVFKGS